One Paracidovorax avenae ATCC 19860 genomic region harbors:
- a CDS encoding tripartite tricarboxylate transporter substrate binding protein, with protein MVAAAALAATALPTWAQGSYPSRPITMVVPYPPGGSNDLFARQVAKEMGDLLRQPVIVDNRAGASGTTGTAFVAKAAPDGYTLVAVSSSLTTNAAMQASLPFDPARDLQPVAMLAKGPLVVAVNNQFPASNPAELLKTIAAHPGKFNYATSGTGSVNHFAAELMRSMVPGMDIVHVPYKGQGPAVTDVIGNQAQMLVSSGPSILPMVRSGKLKAVGITSLAPSPIAPELVPMSTAIPGYQFELWWGLLAPAGVPPATVALLNQAVNQVLAKPGIQAQFLREGAIATPLSPQQFGAVIREDLARWKQLAKARNIVAD; from the coding sequence ATGGTGGCAGCCGCTGCACTGGCTGCCACCGCCCTGCCCACATGGGCGCAAGGAAGCTACCCCAGCCGCCCCATCACCATGGTCGTGCCCTACCCGCCCGGCGGCTCCAACGACCTGTTCGCCCGGCAGGTGGCCAAGGAGATGGGCGATCTGCTGCGGCAGCCGGTGATCGTGGACAACCGGGCCGGGGCCAGCGGCACCACGGGCACCGCTTTCGTGGCCAAGGCGGCTCCCGACGGCTACACACTGGTGGCGGTGTCGTCGAGCCTCACCACCAACGCCGCGATGCAGGCCAGCCTGCCGTTCGATCCCGCCAGGGACCTGCAGCCGGTGGCGATGCTGGCCAAGGGGCCGCTGGTGGTGGCCGTGAACAACCAGTTCCCTGCCAGCAACCCCGCCGAACTGCTGAAGACCATCGCGGCGCACCCGGGCAAGTTCAACTACGCGACCTCGGGCACGGGTAGCGTGAACCATTTTGCGGCCGAACTGATGCGCTCGATGGTGCCCGGGATGGACATCGTGCACGTGCCTTACAAGGGCCAGGGGCCCGCCGTGACGGACGTGATCGGCAACCAGGCGCAGATGCTGGTCTCCAGCGGTCCGTCGATCCTGCCGATGGTGCGCAGCGGCAAGCTCAAGGCCGTGGGCATCACCAGCCTGGCGCCCAGCCCGATCGCGCCGGAACTGGTGCCGATGTCCACCGCGATCCCCGGCTACCAGTTCGAGTTGTGGTGGGGCCTGCTGGCGCCGGCCGGCGTGCCGCCTGCCACCGTGGCGCTGCTGAACCAGGCCGTGAACCAGGTGCTGGCCAAGCCCGGCATCCAGGCCCAGTTCCTGCGCGAGGGCGCCATCGCCACCCCGCTGTCCCCGCAGCAGTTCGGGGCAGTGATCCGGGAGGACCTTGCGCGCTGGAAGCAATTGGCCAAGGCCCGCAACATCGTGGCCGACTGA
- a CDS encoding dipeptide ABC transporter ATP-binding protein gives MTKTQILETTPVQTCAEAVLSVRGLGIALPGAADRSHAVRDLSFELRRGQTLCLVGESGSGKSMTALALMGLLDPALRIETGQALFEQQNLLALPERARRRLSGRRIAMIFQEPMASLNPAQRIETQMAEVFRLHTDLPRAEVRMRVLRLLDDVGLPDPERLARAYPHQLSGGQCQRVAIAMAIALEPAVLIADEPTTALDVGNQRQVLELIAGLQRRLGTAVLFITHDLGVVGQIADEVVVMQHGLAVESGPVTELLDRPRHDYTRRLIGAMPTLTPRPARPNTRTLVLEARGLGKRYASGARTVVALDDVELLLRRGETVAVVGESGSGKSSLARAVVGLMPLDTGTVRVSGEAFSGVDARRLRGLRKRVQIVFQDPYSALDPRQTVGDAIAEGAIIHGMPPAEARQRAAGWLEAVGLSARAAQRYPHEFSGGQRQRVCIARALAVEPELLIADESVAALDVSIQQQVLALLAELQARLSFGLLFITHDLRVASSIADRIAVMHQGRIVETAPPDLLFSSPRHAYTRQLLAALPKRRD, from the coding sequence ATGACAAAAACCCAGATCCTGGAAACCACCCCGGTGCAGACCTGCGCCGAAGCCGTGCTGTCAGTGCGCGGCCTGGGCATCGCCCTGCCGGGCGCCGCCGACCGTTCGCATGCAGTGCGCGACTTGTCCTTCGAGTTGCGGCGCGGCCAGACCCTGTGCCTGGTGGGCGAGTCCGGCTCCGGCAAGTCGATGACGGCACTGGCCCTGATGGGTCTGCTGGACCCGGCCCTGCGGATCGAGACCGGCCAGGCGCTGTTCGAACAACAAAATCTGCTGGCCCTGCCCGAGCGGGCACGGCGCCGCCTGTCGGGCCGGCGCATCGCCATGATCTTCCAGGAGCCGATGGCGTCGCTCAATCCGGCGCAACGGATCGAAACGCAAATGGCCGAGGTGTTCCGGCTGCATACCGATCTGCCGCGGGCCGAGGTGCGGATGCGGGTGCTGCGGCTGCTCGACGACGTCGGCCTGCCCGACCCCGAGCGGCTGGCGCGCGCCTATCCGCACCAGTTGTCGGGCGGCCAGTGCCAGAGGGTCGCCATCGCCATGGCGATCGCGCTGGAACCGGCAGTGCTGATCGCGGACGAACCGACCACCGCGCTGGATGTCGGCAACCAGCGCCAGGTGCTCGAGCTGATCGCCGGATTGCAACGGCGGCTGGGCACCGCCGTGCTGTTCATCACCCACGACTTGGGCGTGGTCGGCCAGATCGCCGACGAGGTGGTGGTGATGCAGCACGGCCTCGCGGTCGAGAGCGGACCGGTCACCGAACTGCTCGACCGCCCGCGCCACGACTACACGCGCCGGCTGATCGGTGCCATGCCCACGCTGACGCCGCGCCCCGCGCGCCCCAACACCCGGACATTGGTGCTGGAGGCCCGCGGGCTGGGCAAACGTTATGCGAGCGGTGCCCGTACCGTCGTCGCCCTGGACGATGTCGAACTGTTGCTGCGGCGCGGGGAGACGGTGGCGGTGGTTGGCGAGTCGGGGTCGGGCAAGTCGAGCCTGGCCCGCGCCGTCGTCGGGCTGATGCCGCTGGACACGGGCACGGTGCGGGTGTCGGGCGAGGCCTTCAGCGGCGTCGATGCACGCAGGCTGCGCGGCCTGCGCAAGCGGGTGCAGATCGTCTTCCAGGACCCGTACAGCGCGCTCGATCCGCGTCAGACCGTCGGTGACGCCATCGCCGAGGGCGCGATCATCCATGGCATGCCGCCGGCCGAGGCACGGCAGCGCGCCGCCGGCTGGCTGGAGGCGGTCGGCCTGAGCGCCCGGGCGGCGCAGCGTTATCCGCACGAATTCTCAGGCGGCCAGCGGCAGCGTGTCTGCATCGCCCGGGCGCTGGCGGTCGAGCCGGAACTGCTGATCGCCGACGAGTCGGTGGCCGCCCTGGACGTGTCGATCCAGCAGCAGGTGCTGGCCTTGCTCGCCGAACTGCAGGCCCGCCTGTCCTTCGGCCTGCTGTTCATTACCCACGACCTGCGGGTGGCCAGCAGCATCGCCGACCGAATCGCCGTGATGCACCAGGGGCGCATCGTCGAGACGGCGCCGCCGGACCTGCTGTTCTCGTCGCCCCGCCATGCCTACACGCGCCAGTTGCTGGCGGCGCTGCCGAAGCGCCGGGACTGA
- a CDS encoding CoA transferase has product MSFVPGGRQGPPGPLSGVRVLDLSAYIAGPYGCSLLADQGAEVVKIEPPDGDNLRKYPSTLEAESRAFLGVNRSKWGMVLDLKQEADHAVFLRMAREADVLVHNFRPGVPERLGIGFERLAQLNPRLVYCSVTGYGSRGPLKAKAGYDQVLQTMTGMCAMQGKAGGPPEILYGSVVDYYASALVAGGVASALYERERSGIGQHVGVSLLRAALTMQSARLVWADGEPREVGRDMRSGGITGLHPTKEGYLYLSANTQHFWAALCRKTGLDALAADARYDTVRKRAQHRDELVPLLRQALARRSALEWEELFGEEVPCAAARAVEDMFAHPQVEAEGMITRFDHPVLGSYRGFAGAVEFGRTAGPQAFAAPTLGQHTDAIRQGLRPGKAP; this is encoded by the coding sequence ATGAGTTTCGTTCCAGGCGGCCGCCAGGGCCCCCCGGGCCCGCTGAGCGGCGTGCGCGTGCTCGACCTGAGCGCCTATATCGCTGGTCCCTACGGCTGCTCGCTGCTGGCGGACCAGGGCGCGGAGGTCGTCAAGATCGAGCCGCCGGACGGCGACAACCTGCGCAAATACCCTTCGACGCTGGAGGCGGAGAGCCGGGCCTTCCTGGGCGTGAACCGCAGCAAGTGGGGCATGGTGCTGGACCTGAAGCAGGAGGCCGACCACGCCGTATTCTTGCGCATGGCCCGCGAGGCCGACGTGCTGGTGCACAACTTCCGCCCGGGCGTGCCCGAGCGCCTGGGCATCGGGTTCGAGCGGCTGGCGCAGCTCAATCCGCGGCTGGTGTATTGCAGCGTGACCGGCTATGGCAGCCGCGGGCCGCTCAAGGCCAAGGCGGGCTACGACCAGGTGCTGCAGACCATGACGGGCATGTGCGCCATGCAGGGCAAGGCCGGCGGGCCGCCGGAGATCCTCTATGGATCGGTCGTGGACTACTACGCGTCGGCGCTGGTGGCCGGCGGCGTGGCCTCGGCGCTGTACGAGCGCGAGCGCAGCGGCATTGGCCAGCACGTGGGCGTGTCGCTGTTGCGGGCCGCGCTCACCATGCAGTCGGCGCGGCTGGTGTGGGCGGATGGCGAACCGCGCGAGGTGGGGCGGGACATGCGCTCGGGCGGCATCACCGGCCTGCACCCGACGAAGGAAGGCTACCTTTACCTCTCGGCCAATACGCAGCATTTCTGGGCGGCGCTGTGCCGCAAGACGGGCCTGGATGCCCTGGCGGCCGATGCGCGCTATGACACGGTGCGCAAGCGCGCGCAGCACAGGGACGAACTGGTGCCCCTGCTGCGCCAGGCCCTGGCGCGGCGCAGCGCCCTCGAATGGGAAGAGCTGTTCGGCGAGGAAGTACCGTGCGCGGCCGCCCGGGCGGTGGAGGACATGTTCGCGCATCCGCAGGTGGAGGCCGAAGGCATGATCACCCGCTTCGACCATCCGGTGCTGGGAAGCTACCGGGGATTCGCCGGCGCGGTGGAGTTCGGCCGCACGGCCGGCCCGCAGGCCTTCGCCGCGCCGACGCTCGGCCAGCACACCGATGCGATCCGCCAGGGGCTGCGCCCTGGCAAGGCCCCATGA
- a CDS encoding IS5 family transposase (programmed frameshift) encodes MARRPVSKELWRQLQPLIPAFVPSAKGGARKRTVSDEAALNGILFVLHTGIAWEDLPQELGFGSGMTCWRRLRDWNAAGVWEKLHHAMLVRLREHDQIDWSRASIDGSSVPKPPGGQETGPNPTDRGKLGSKRHIVVDARGIPLVVLVSGANRHDSMMFEKCIDALPAVRGLQGKPRRRPSKLHADKGYDYERCRVFLRQRGIASRIARRGIESSERLGRHRWVVERTHGWFAGFGKLRIRFERRLDIHEALLKLAAAIICARFVDRWC; translated from the exons ATGGCAAGAAGACCCGTCAGCAAAGAACTGTGGCGACAGCTGCAGCCGCTCATCCCGGCCTTCGTGCCCTCGGCCAAAGGCGGGGCGCGCAAGCGCACCGTCAGCGATGAAGCCGCACTCAATGGCATCCTATTCGTGCTGCACACCGGCATCGCCTGGGAGGACCTGCCGCAGGAACTCGGTTTTGGCAGTGGCATGACGTGCTGGCGGCGGCTGCGCGACTGGAACGCTGCCGGGGTGTGGGAGAAGCTGCACCACGCCATGCTGGTGCGCCTGCGCGAGCACGACCAGATCGATTGGAGCCGGGCAAGCATCGATGGCTCGTCGGTAC CCAAGCCCCCGGGGGGCCAGGAAACAGGGCCCAACCCCACGGACAGAGGCAAACTCGGCTCCAAGCGGCACATCGTCGTAGACGCGCGGGGCATTCCGCTGGTGGTGCTGGTCAGTGGTGCGAATCGGCACGATTCGATGATGTTCGAGAAATGCATCGATGCTCTGCCAGCCGTCAGGGGACTGCAGGGCAAGCCGCGTCGCAGGCCATCGAAGCTGCACGCCGACAAGGGCTACGACTATGAGCGCTGCCGTGTCTTCCTGAGACAGCGGGGCATCGCCAGCCGGATTGCCAGACGAGGCATCGAAAGCAGCGAGCGGCTGGGTCGGCATCGGTGGGTGGTGGAGAGAACGCACGGATGGTTTGCAGGCTTCGGCAAGCTGCGCATCCGATTCGAGAGGCGGCTGGACATCCACGAAGCGCTATTGAAACTGGCGGCAGCGATCATCTGCGCGCGCTTCGTGGATCGGTGGTGTTAG
- a CDS encoding HpcH/HpaI aldolase family protein gives MPPPLKSNRVLQSLAEGRICTGCWLFMGSPVVTEVLADMPLEALIIDLEHSPSGLETAIEQLRAAAPFAPTMLARVPGFDSDRIKPLLDAGVEGILAPNVESAEQVERLVDACRYPPLGRRGLHYTVSRAAAWGAHAGTYAAHADRNTLVAAMIESARGVEAIPAMAAVQGLDLLFIGPLDLSASIGRPGEYDSPEFIELWTEAERRCRESKIALGGTLLPGHGLAALAARGYGFVTVGSDVTLLRQGALQQLGGAGA, from the coding sequence ATGCCACCTCCGCTGAAATCCAACCGTGTCTTGCAGTCCCTTGCAGAGGGCCGCATCTGCACCGGCTGCTGGCTGTTCATGGGTTCGCCCGTGGTCACCGAAGTGCTGGCCGACATGCCGCTCGAAGCGCTCATCATCGATCTGGAGCATTCGCCTTCCGGCCTGGAGACGGCGATCGAGCAATTGCGTGCTGCAGCGCCCTTCGCGCCGACCATGCTGGCGCGGGTACCGGGCTTCGATTCGGATCGCATCAAGCCGCTGCTCGATGCCGGCGTCGAGGGGATTCTGGCGCCCAACGTCGAGTCCGCCGAGCAGGTCGAGCGCCTGGTCGATGCCTGCCGATACCCGCCGCTCGGTCGCCGGGGACTGCATTACACGGTTTCGCGGGCGGCAGCCTGGGGCGCCCACGCCGGCACCTATGCCGCGCACGCCGACCGCAACACCCTGGTGGCTGCCATGATCGAATCGGCCCGCGGCGTCGAGGCCATTCCCGCGATGGCCGCCGTGCAGGGCCTGGACCTGCTCTTCATCGGCCCGCTCGACCTGAGCGCCAGCATAGGCAGGCCCGGCGAGTACGACAGCCCCGAGTTCATCGAGCTGTGGACCGAGGCCGAGCGGCGCTGCCGCGAGTCGAAGATCGCCCTCGGTGGCACGTTGCTGCCGGGCCACGGCCTGGCGGCGCTGGCCGCACGTGGCTACGGTTTTGTCACCGTGGGTTCGGACGTCACCCTGCTGCGCCAGGGCGCGCTGCAGCAACTCGGGGGAGCCGGCGCATGA
- a CDS encoding LuxR family transcriptional regulator — translation MKIIEKPLVHDDSAVSLCIDQTFSAAREIGFDAAIYDFSPVSMTPEGVLMTPSVLEYRNMPGPMRKLWVEQGMYQVDPVQALALRGSGAFFWSYHQDEESVLQPMLDGGARSVSSVLTEWRMTRGVTVPLHMPGNRFATLTAMWQDDNFAQKKMSLVDSVMRLAYMAHILNDHLLKVFTKIQLTPRDVALSDREHECVLLAAEGMPSKQIAARLNRAESTIVFHLQSAARKLGGRNRAQMIARAAHFGYLSRSPGARALQ, via the coding sequence ATGAAAATCATCGAAAAACCCCTGGTCCACGACGATTCGGCCGTCAGCCTCTGCATCGACCAGACGTTTTCCGCAGCCCGCGAAATCGGATTCGATGCGGCCATCTATGATTTTTCGCCGGTCTCGATGACGCCGGAGGGTGTCTTGATGACACCCAGCGTTCTCGAATACCGGAATATGCCGGGGCCGATGCGCAAACTCTGGGTCGAACAAGGCATGTACCAGGTCGATCCGGTGCAGGCGCTGGCCTTGCGGGGTTCGGGTGCATTTTTCTGGTCTTACCATCAGGACGAGGAATCGGTGCTCCAGCCCATGCTCGATGGTGGTGCGCGAAGCGTTTCCAGTGTTCTGACCGAATGGCGCATGACGCGTGGCGTCACAGTGCCGCTGCATATGCCGGGCAATCGTTTCGCCACCCTGACAGCCATGTGGCAGGACGATAATTTTGCGCAGAAGAAGATGTCTCTGGTGGATTCGGTGATGCGGCTGGCGTACATGGCCCATATCCTGAACGATCACTTGCTGAAGGTCTTCACGAAAATCCAGTTGACTCCCCGTGATGTCGCACTGTCCGACAGGGAGCATGAATGTGTATTGCTGGCCGCCGAGGGCATGCCCAGCAAGCAGATTGCGGCCCGTCTGAATCGCGCAGAATCGACGATTGTTTTCCATTTGCAGTCGGCGGCACGCAAACTCGGCGGACGCAACCGTGCGCAGATGATTGCGCGGGCCGCCCATTTTGGATATTTGTCACGAAGCCCTGGTGCCCGGGCATTGCAGTGA
- a CDS encoding LysR substrate-binding domain-containing protein — METSYLQSFMLVVETGSMAEAARRLNLTAAAVAQQMHSLEREFQVPLLARAGRTVAPTPAGHRLARSAPLLLRELGQARAHVNDAGASGELAIGTINTALHSLLPDILADFSQRLPHVRVFLQSGTTQQLYQSVQQGGLDAAVCLHPSFALAKTFGWALLREEPLVLLAPRHLAQQNAHELLRTQPLIRYDRSLGGGQMVERYLREAGIVPQERFELSSLVAIAMMVDRGLGVAVVPDTVLDWPDGRSVVRLPLPGASESRRFGMLWLRSSARLAFVQELVACARRVVEGRGGTQAAVRVPPTDGAPAERGSRPLIER, encoded by the coding sequence ATGGAAACCAGCTACTTGCAGAGTTTCATGCTGGTGGTCGAGACCGGCTCCATGGCGGAGGCCGCGCGCCGGCTGAACCTCACTGCCGCCGCCGTTGCGCAGCAGATGCACAGCCTGGAGCGCGAATTCCAGGTGCCGCTGCTCGCGCGCGCGGGCCGCACCGTGGCACCGACCCCCGCGGGCCACCGCCTCGCACGCAGCGCACCGCTCCTGCTGCGCGAACTGGGTCAGGCCAGGGCGCATGTGAACGACGCCGGCGCCTCCGGCGAACTCGCGATCGGCACCATCAACACCGCCCTGCACAGCCTGCTGCCGGACATCCTGGCGGATTTCTCGCAGCGCCTGCCGCATGTGCGGGTCTTCCTGCAGTCGGGCACCACCCAGCAGCTCTACCAGTCCGTGCAGCAAGGCGGGCTGGACGCCGCCGTGTGCCTGCACCCCAGCTTCGCCCTGGCCAAGACCTTCGGCTGGGCCCTGCTGCGCGAAGAGCCTCTCGTCCTGCTGGCGCCGCGCCACCTGGCCCAGCAAAACGCGCACGAGTTGCTTCGCACCCAGCCGCTGATCCGCTACGACCGCAGCTTGGGGGGCGGCCAGATGGTGGAGCGCTACCTGCGCGAGGCCGGCATCGTGCCGCAGGAACGCTTCGAGCTCAGTTCGCTCGTGGCCATCGCCATGATGGTGGACCGCGGCCTCGGCGTGGCCGTCGTGCCGGACACGGTCCTGGACTGGCCGGACGGCCGCAGCGTCGTGCGCCTGCCATTGCCCGGCGCCAGCGAGTCCCGCCGCTTCGGCATGCTGTGGCTGCGCTCCTCGGCGCGGCTGGCGTTCGTGCAGGAACTGGTGGCCTGCGCACGCCGGGTGGTGGAGGGGCGAGGGGGAACCCAGGCTGCCGTGCGGGTGCCGCCCACGGATGGCGCGCCTGCCGAACGTGGCTCTCGACCACTCATCGAGCGGTGA
- a CDS encoding amidohydrolase family protein: MNGGTALPGLPEVPELPAGACDAHLHVFDGRFPVAAPHAMQAAATAADYLRLRTRLGLSRAVVVQPRAHGVDNQATLDAIRVLGPDRTRGVAVVRPEITDGQLQALHAGGIRGLRFSLHSDRDAAVGLDMLRPLAARIHALGWHLQLHWRADQIVAQRGLLCGLPCPLVFDHMARAGGPGDEAQAAFSLVRDLVQAGRAWVKLSGPYLNSAQGLESGYADCEALVQAWVREAPERLVWGSDWPHVTEGERRPGPELLLRLLACWLPDPAMRRQVLVANACALYGFGD, from the coding sequence ATGAACGGTGGAACGGCGCTGCCCGGTCTGCCGGAGGTGCCGGAACTGCCGGCCGGGGCCTGCGATGCCCACCTGCACGTGTTCGACGGGCGCTTCCCCGTGGCGGCACCCCATGCGATGCAGGCCGCGGCCACCGCCGCGGACTACCTGCGCCTGCGCACGCGCCTGGGGTTGAGCCGCGCGGTGGTGGTGCAGCCGCGGGCGCACGGCGTGGACAACCAGGCCACCCTGGACGCGATCCGCGTGCTCGGCCCGGACAGGACCCGGGGCGTGGCCGTCGTACGGCCGGAGATCACCGACGGGCAACTGCAGGCACTGCATGCCGGCGGCATCCGCGGGCTGCGCTTTTCCCTGCATTCCGACCGCGATGCCGCGGTGGGGCTGGACATGCTGCGCCCGCTGGCGGCGCGCATCCATGCCCTGGGCTGGCACCTGCAGTTGCACTGGCGCGCCGACCAGATCGTGGCGCAGCGCGGCCTCCTGTGCGGCCTGCCCTGCCCGCTGGTGTTCGACCACATGGCGCGCGCGGGCGGACCGGGCGACGAGGCGCAGGCAGCGTTTTCCCTGGTGCGGGACCTGGTGCAGGCCGGGCGGGCCTGGGTCAAGCTGTCGGGCCCGTACCTCAACAGCGCGCAAGGCCTGGAATCGGGCTATGCGGATTGCGAGGCGCTGGTGCAGGCATGGGTGCGCGAGGCGCCCGAACGATTGGTCTGGGGCAGCGACTGGCCCCATGTCACCGAAGGCGAGCGGCGCCCCGGTCCGGAACTGCTGTTGCGGTTGCTGGCATGCTGGCTGCCCGATCCTGCCATGCGCCGGCAGGTGCTGGTCGCCAATGCCTGCGCGCTGTACGGATTCGGCGACTGA
- a CDS encoding RraA family protein, whose protein sequence is MSDVRLFTRYRIAPAPQPLGEALARRLATIDTSTLGHAVPWYLMSHRLKAVQRGHRVVGTAVTLSIPGADSTLLHHALGQLRPGDLLVIDRLGDTRHACWGGIVTAAAQRAGAAGAVIDGPCTDLDEITASGFPPWCTGTSPVTTRLLDWGGSLNRPVACGGLVVQAGDAVVADADGVMVLPRAEAEALAAWAEGMQDFAGSLRRQVLEGQALGELSGASALVRRSLDADRA, encoded by the coding sequence ATGAGCGACGTCCGCTTGTTCACCCGCTACCGCATCGCCCCCGCACCGCAGCCGCTGGGCGAGGCGCTGGCCCGCCGGCTGGCCACCATCGATACCTCGACCCTCGGGCACGCCGTGCCCTGGTACCTCATGTCGCACCGCTTGAAGGCGGTGCAGCGGGGGCACCGGGTGGTCGGCACCGCCGTCACCCTGTCCATTCCCGGCGCCGACTCGACCCTGCTGCACCATGCGCTGGGACAGCTGCGGCCGGGCGACCTGCTGGTCATCGACCGGCTCGGCGACACCCGCCATGCCTGCTGGGGCGGCATCGTGACTGCCGCGGCGCAGCGTGCCGGCGCAGCCGGCGCAGTGATCGACGGTCCCTGCACCGATCTCGACGAGATCACCGCCAGCGGCTTTCCGCCGTGGTGCACCGGCACTTCGCCGGTCACCACCCGATTGCTCGACTGGGGCGGCAGCCTCAACCGCCCTGTGGCCTGCGGAGGTTTGGTAGTGCAGGCCGGCGACGCGGTGGTGGCGGACGCCGACGGCGTCATGGTGCTGCCGCGTGCCGAGGCCGAAGCGCTGGCCGCGTGGGCCGAAGGCATGCAGGATTTCGCCGGCTCTCTGCGCCGGCAGGTGCTTGAAGGGCAGGCCCTGGGCGAGCTCAGCGGTGCGAGCGCACTGGTGCGCCGTTCTCTCGATGCGGACCGGGCCTGA
- a CDS encoding HpcH/HpaI aldolase/citrate lyase family protein: MRSKLFVPASRPELFPKALRSAADGVSFDLEDAVAEARKDEARALLGDFLQALAPDGGGKTLVVRVNAMDTPHFEVDIAASVHPGVHLINLPKPASAAAVQQAAQAIAEAARKRGMADAPGLLLNIETPRALRTAAELAGAHPSVRALQLGLGDLFEPFGVARRCREAITQAMFAVRMAAAEAGIDAYDGAFADIQDTAGFQAEAELSRSLGFAGKTCIHPSQVAMANAVYVPSAAELDAARQVLEAAQSADARGVGAYVVNGKMVDKPFVLRAQRTVEAARAAGLC; the protein is encoded by the coding sequence ATGAGAAGCAAGCTGTTCGTTCCGGCATCGCGGCCGGAGCTGTTCCCGAAGGCCCTGCGCAGCGCGGCCGACGGCGTGTCGTTCGACCTGGAGGATGCCGTGGCCGAGGCACGCAAGGACGAGGCGCGCGCCCTGCTAGGCGACTTCCTGCAGGCGCTGGCACCGGATGGCGGCGGCAAGACCCTGGTCGTGCGCGTCAATGCGATGGACACCCCGCATTTCGAGGTCGACATCGCCGCTTCGGTGCATCCCGGCGTGCACCTGATCAACCTCCCGAAACCGGCGAGCGCCGCCGCGGTGCAGCAGGCCGCCCAGGCCATCGCCGAGGCTGCCCGCAAACGCGGCATGGCGGACGCACCGGGCCTGCTGCTCAACATCGAGACACCCCGCGCCCTGCGCACTGCCGCGGAACTGGCCGGCGCACATCCGAGCGTGCGGGCGCTGCAATTGGGACTGGGCGATCTGTTCGAGCCCTTCGGCGTGGCCCGCCGCTGCCGTGAGGCGATCACCCAGGCGATGTTCGCCGTGCGCATGGCGGCGGCGGAAGCCGGCATCGATGCCTACGACGGTGCCTTCGCCGACATCCAGGACACCGCGGGCTTCCAGGCCGAGGCGGAACTCTCCCGGAGCCTGGGGTTCGCGGGCAAGACCTGCATCCATCCCAGCCAGGTCGCCATGGCGAATGCGGTGTACGTGCCCTCGGCCGCCGAGCTGGACGCTGCCCGGCAGGTGCTGGAGGCCGCGCAATCCGCCGATGCCAGGGGTGTCGGCGCCTACGTGGTGAACGGGAAGATGGTGGACAAGCCCTTCGTGCTGCGGGCGCAGCGCACGGTGGAAGCCGCACGCGCCGCAGGGCTCTGCTGA